In the genome of Coraliomargarita algicola, one region contains:
- a CDS encoding acyltransferase — protein MKKSYRSLRALVRAKALNSLTILHERVIEHRNQSLLAKFSKLGNNVLVYGKIEVGNPENIRIGNDVALNEGVVLNARAPITIGNSVTISAGVQIHTAYLDIELPYNIRRQETDSTTGDDHLKKPIIIEDGVWITAGVIITAGSILREGSVILPNSCVSGEVPAFQLWGGSPAKLIRPLNHSKRYKSNEH, from the coding sequence ATGAAAAAGTCTTATAGGAGCCTGAGGGCATTGGTTAGAGCAAAAGCTCTGAATTCCCTTACAATATTACACGAACGAGTGATCGAGCACAGAAATCAATCATTACTGGCAAAGTTTAGCAAATTAGGAAACAATGTACTAGTGTATGGAAAGATCGAGGTCGGAAATCCAGAGAACATTCGTATTGGTAACGATGTTGCACTGAATGAAGGAGTTGTTCTAAATGCAAGAGCACCAATCACGATAGGAAACTCAGTAACAATTTCAGCAGGCGTTCAAATTCACACAGCTTATCTGGACATCGAACTACCTTATAACATCCGCAGACAAGAAACGGATAGCACAACGGGAGATGACCATTTAAAAAAACCTATCATCATTGAAGATGGCGTTTGGATAACTGCAGGTGTGATCATAACAGCTGGTAGCATCCTACGTGAAGGGTCTGTAATTCTACCAAACAGTTGCGTGTCAGGTGAAGTACCGGCCTTTCAACTATGGGGCGGATCTCCTGCAAAGTTAATTAGACCACTCAATCATTCAAAACGATATAAATCCAATGAGCACTAA
- a CDS encoding glycosyltransferase, producing the protein MSTKIKLKILVLGQAPLSKTLNRERFFLELLSHSYDNVVYHSVEIHKGIILRSYRKICRMLEKDVDLLRIPYNERNNVNQIIAEEAPDCILSLSSLITGRISNFRQVVTWADAVFSNIIGLYDNYKKLDPLSLAFGHQLERRAIQRSQIFATTSTWSSQIAQSTYCKKMNKVNIATIPRCAILPTLPEYTQRHFEDKETLNLLLITSDWERKGGDYVLNLSKLLISNGIEHRLHIIGDCPTHIEKKPHITGYGYLNKSDPNDWKLWMSIMNMIHYSLLFSFADFTPNTIYESYAFGVPVMANRIGATPEMVVDSRSGYLIQNIDNMNQLITQLEPLLLERKQWAEQSSYCRKLYETRYSDSALLENLQNAIIECTKTV; encoded by the coding sequence ATGAGCACTAAAATTAAATTAAAAATATTAGTGCTAGGACAAGCGCCTCTTTCTAAGACCCTTAATCGTGAACGCTTTTTCTTGGAGCTACTTAGTCACTCGTATGATAATGTCGTTTACCACAGTGTTGAAATACACAAAGGTATAATACTACGAAGCTATCGCAAAATTTGCAGAATGCTAGAGAAAGACGTTGATTTACTACGAATTCCATACAACGAGAGAAATAACGTGAATCAAATCATTGCTGAAGAAGCACCTGATTGCATCTTGAGCCTCAGCTCACTAATAACAGGAAGAATAAGTAACTTCAGGCAAGTAGTCACTTGGGCAGATGCAGTATTTTCGAATATTATCGGACTATATGATAATTACAAGAAGCTTGATCCACTATCATTAGCCTTCGGCCATCAACTAGAACGACGGGCAATTCAACGATCACAGATTTTCGCAACGACATCGACCTGGTCCTCCCAAATTGCCCAAAGCACATATTGCAAGAAGATGAACAAAGTAAATATAGCAACGATCCCAAGATGCGCCATACTACCAACACTCCCTGAATATACCCAAAGGCACTTTGAAGATAAAGAAACCCTCAATCTTTTATTGATTACGAGCGATTGGGAGCGAAAAGGAGGGGATTACGTTCTCAATCTCTCAAAGTTATTAATATCCAACGGCATAGAACATCGATTACATATCATTGGCGACTGCCCTACACACATAGAGAAAAAGCCACATATAACAGGATACGGATATCTAAATAAATCCGATCCAAATGACTGGAAACTGTGGATGTCGATCATGAATATGATTCATTATAGTCTTTTATTCTCTTTTGCCGATTTCACCCCAAACACCATATACGAATCATATGCATTCGGAGTCCCAGTCATGGCCAATCGTATTGGTGCAACCCCTGAAATGGTAGTCGACAGTAGATCAGGGTATCTAATTCAGAATATAGATAACATGAATCAACTCATAACCCAACTAGAACCATTACTACTCGAGAGAAAACAATGGGCCGAACAATCTTCATATTGCCGTAAACTCTATGAAACCCGCTATTCAGACTCAGCATTACTTGAAAACCTACAAAACGCCATTATAGAATGCACAAAAACAGTATGA
- a CDS encoding glycosyltransferase: protein MKVLFDYAAFVLQARGGVSRVLFELFKSLSKQARLQCKLFAGFHCNQYIREAPPELKKRIIGCYLPPNFVHPKLFFPINRVMFQLYAKWFNPDICHYTYFETPKVPNNCKAVITVHDMIHEIFPETFSNDNEHKRKQQAVHKADGIICISDNTKKDLEKFIPLENKAVTVIHHGNNLVPTLWPNST from the coding sequence ATGAAAGTCCTATTTGATTATGCAGCATTCGTGCTACAAGCACGCGGCGGAGTCTCGCGAGTCCTATTTGAGTTATTTAAGAGCCTATCCAAACAAGCGAGACTACAGTGCAAGCTCTTCGCTGGCTTTCATTGCAATCAATACATTCGCGAAGCTCCACCAGAGCTCAAGAAACGAATCATAGGTTGTTACCTACCACCCAATTTTGTTCACCCTAAACTATTCTTTCCAATCAATCGCGTAATGTTTCAACTCTATGCGAAATGGTTTAATCCGGATATATGTCATTATACATATTTTGAAACTCCAAAAGTCCCTAATAACTGTAAAGCAGTTATTACTGTCCACGACATGATTCACGAGATCTTTCCGGAGACATTCTCCAATGACAATGAACATAAAAGGAAACAACAAGCCGTCCATAAGGCAGATGGTATCATCTGTATATCAGACAATACTAAGAAAGATTTAGAAAAATTTATTCCGTTAGAAAACAAGGCTGTCACAGTCATTCATCATGGGAACAATCTAGTTCCCACACTATGGCCGAACTCAACCTAG
- a CDS encoding glycosyltransferase family 1 protein: MAELNLGYRYWLYVGNRGFDYKNFDIVLQALQIQQEETEAHLVCFGGGILTDKEVARFEELKLSAKVHQISGNDELLSTYYANAHCLVYPSKYEGFGLPPLEAMATGCPVIASNAPPMPEIIGNAGLYFNPESPQELASIIQTLDRHTRESLIDLGVQHVAKYTWELSSEQTVAFYKSLSPQ, from the coding sequence ATGGCCGAACTCAACCTAGGCTATAGATATTGGCTATATGTTGGAAATAGAGGCTTTGACTATAAAAACTTTGATATCGTACTACAAGCTCTTCAGATACAGCAAGAAGAGACTGAGGCGCACTTAGTTTGCTTTGGGGGTGGTATTCTCACAGACAAGGAAGTAGCGAGATTCGAAGAACTCAAGCTGAGTGCCAAGGTACACCAAATCAGCGGGAATGACGAGCTCCTCTCGACCTATTACGCGAATGCTCACTGCTTAGTGTATCCATCCAAATACGAAGGGTTTGGCCTCCCTCCACTAGAGGCCATGGCAACGGGGTGCCCAGTTATCGCTAGTAATGCGCCTCCCATGCCTGAAATCATAGGCAACGCTGGCCTCTACTTCAACCCGGAAAGCCCACAGGAACTGGCTTCAATCATCCAGACATTAGACAGGCACACACGCGAATCACTCATAGATTTAGGAGTTCAACATGTTGCTAAATATACTTGGGAGCTATCCTCAGAACAAACGGTAGCTTTCTATAAATCACTTTCACCTCAATAA